From a single Glycine soja cultivar W05 chromosome 19, ASM419377v2, whole genome shotgun sequence genomic region:
- the LOC114400300 gene encoding auxin-responsive protein IAA13-like isoform X1, with the protein MSLKSKESCSPRHSSSCCRYSLTSQLETRAEKPLQCLKMTTLLLRILHLTLNFLSPYAPANSSFTSLPITAPSQVVGWPPLGAYRMNSYNSHAKSPATEVFNSTLDKRASNSAGVRKSADGGSDSSNIISKEKGNLRTSLFVKVKMDGIPIGRKVDLGAHDSYETLAQTLEDMFDESTTVLTHKVGSNGEDHGTEVGTDGHSKLLDGSSDFVLTYEDKEGDWVLVGDVPWWMFLNSVRRLRIMRTPEDNGLAPRLEEKNRRSNTSSYR; encoded by the exons ATGAGTCTCAAGTCTAAAGAGTCTTGTTCACCACGCCACTCTTCTTCTTGTTGTAGATATTCCCTCACTTCACAACTTGAGACAAGAGCAGAGAAGCCGCTTCAATGTCTAAAGATGACAACTCTTCTTCTCAGGATTCTTCATCTGACCTTGAATTTTCTCTCTCCCTATGCCCCCGCTAATTCCTCCTTCACTTCTCTTCCCATTACCGCTCCCAG tcaAGTTGTTGGATGGCCTCCCCTTGGAGCATATAGAATGAACAGCTATAATAGCCATGCAAAATCACCAGCCACAGAAGTATTCAATTCTACACTTGACAAAAGAGCAAGCAATAGTGCTGGGGTTAGGAAGAGTGCAGATGGTGGCAGTGATAGTAGCAACATTATTtccaaagaaaaaggaaacctcAGGACTTCCCTGTTTGTGAAAGTAAAAATGGACGGGATACCAATCGGAAGGAAGGTTGATTTGGGTGCTCACGATTCTTATGAAACCTTAGCTCAAACCTTGGAGgatatgtttgatgaatcaaCTACAGTCCTCACTCACAAAG TAGGATCAAATGGAGAAGATCATGGTACTGAAGTTGGAACAGATGGGCATTCAAAATTGCTGGATGGTTCTTCTGACTTTGTGCTCACTTATGAAGACAAGGAAGGAGACTGGGTGCTTGTTGGAGATGTTCCTTGGTG GATGTTCCTTAACTCTGTGAGGAGGCTAAGAATCATGAGGACACCTGAAGATAATGGACTTG CTCCAAGATTGgaagaaaagaacagaagatCGAATACAAGCTCATATAGATAA
- the LOC114400300 gene encoding auxin-responsive protein IAA11-like isoform X4, translated as MSLKSKESCSPRHSSSCCRYSLTSQLETRAEKPLQCLKMTTLLLRILHLTLNFLSPYAPANSSFTSLPITAPSQVVGWPPLGAYRMNSYNSHAKSPATEVFNSTLDKRASNSAGVRKSADGGSDSSNIISKEKGNLRTSLFVKVKMDGIPIGRKVDLGAHDSYETLAQTLEDMFDESTTVLTHKVGSNGEDHGTEVGTDGHSKLLDGSSDFVLTYEDKEGDWVLVGDVPWCSKIGRKEQKIEYKLI; from the exons ATGAGTCTCAAGTCTAAAGAGTCTTGTTCACCACGCCACTCTTCTTCTTGTTGTAGATATTCCCTCACTTCACAACTTGAGACAAGAGCAGAGAAGCCGCTTCAATGTCTAAAGATGACAACTCTTCTTCTCAGGATTCTTCATCTGACCTTGAATTTTCTCTCTCCCTATGCCCCCGCTAATTCCTCCTTCACTTCTCTTCCCATTACCGCTCCCAG tcaAGTTGTTGGATGGCCTCCCCTTGGAGCATATAGAATGAACAGCTATAATAGCCATGCAAAATCACCAGCCACAGAAGTATTCAATTCTACACTTGACAAAAGAGCAAGCAATAGTGCTGGGGTTAGGAAGAGTGCAGATGGTGGCAGTGATAGTAGCAACATTATTtccaaagaaaaaggaaacctcAGGACTTCCCTGTTTGTGAAAGTAAAAATGGACGGGATACCAATCGGAAGGAAGGTTGATTTGGGTGCTCACGATTCTTATGAAACCTTAGCTCAAACCTTGGAGgatatgtttgatgaatcaaCTACAGTCCTCACTCACAAAG TAGGATCAAATGGAGAAGATCATGGTACTGAAGTTGGAACAGATGGGCATTCAAAATTGCTGGATGGTTCTTCTGACTTTGTGCTCACTTATGAAGACAAGGAAGGAGACTGGGTGCTTGTTGGAGATGTTCCTTGGTG CTCCAAGATTGgaagaaaagaacagaagatCGAATACAAGCTCATATAG
- the LOC114400300 gene encoding auxin-responsive protein IAA13-like isoform X2 has translation MSLKSKESCSPRHSSSCCRYSLTSQLETRAEKPLQCLKMTTLLLRILHLTLNFLSPYAPANSSFTSLPITAPSQVVGWPPLGAYRMNSYNSHAKSPATEVFNSTLDKRASNSAGVRKSADGGSDSSNIISKEKGNLRTSLFVKVKMDGIPIGRKVDLGAHDSYETLAQTLEDMFDESTTVLTHKGSNGEDHGTEVGTDGHSKLLDGSSDFVLTYEDKEGDWVLVGDVPWWMFLNSVRRLRIMRTPEDNGLAPRLEEKNRRSNTSSYR, from the exons ATGAGTCTCAAGTCTAAAGAGTCTTGTTCACCACGCCACTCTTCTTCTTGTTGTAGATATTCCCTCACTTCACAACTTGAGACAAGAGCAGAGAAGCCGCTTCAATGTCTAAAGATGACAACTCTTCTTCTCAGGATTCTTCATCTGACCTTGAATTTTCTCTCTCCCTATGCCCCCGCTAATTCCTCCTTCACTTCTCTTCCCATTACCGCTCCCAG tcaAGTTGTTGGATGGCCTCCCCTTGGAGCATATAGAATGAACAGCTATAATAGCCATGCAAAATCACCAGCCACAGAAGTATTCAATTCTACACTTGACAAAAGAGCAAGCAATAGTGCTGGGGTTAGGAAGAGTGCAGATGGTGGCAGTGATAGTAGCAACATTATTtccaaagaaaaaggaaacctcAGGACTTCCCTGTTTGTGAAAGTAAAAATGGACGGGATACCAATCGGAAGGAAGGTTGATTTGGGTGCTCACGATTCTTATGAAACCTTAGCTCAAACCTTGGAGgatatgtttgatgaatcaaCTACAGTCCTCACTCACAAAG GATCAAATGGAGAAGATCATGGTACTGAAGTTGGAACAGATGGGCATTCAAAATTGCTGGATGGTTCTTCTGACTTTGTGCTCACTTATGAAGACAAGGAAGGAGACTGGGTGCTTGTTGGAGATGTTCCTTGGTG GATGTTCCTTAACTCTGTGAGGAGGCTAAGAATCATGAGGACACCTGAAGATAATGGACTTG CTCCAAGATTGgaagaaaagaacagaagatCGAATACAAGCTCATATAGATAA
- the LOC114398375 gene encoding MDIS1-interacting receptor like kinase 1-like, with protein sequence MKNKMQMKIQIFIFWYIGCFSYGFAAAVTNEVSALLSIKAGLVDPLNALQDWKLHGKEPGQDASHCNWTGIKCNSAGAVEKLDLSHKNLSGRVSNDIQRLESLTSLNLCCNAFSTPLPKSIANLTTLNSLDVSQNLFIGDFPLGLGRALRLVALNASSNEFSGSLPEDLANASCLEMLDLRGSFFVGSVPKSFSNLHKLKFLGLSGNNLTGKIPGELGQLSSLEHMILGYNEFEGGIPDEFGNLTNLKYLDLAVANLGGEIPGGLGELKLLNTVFLYNNNFDGRIPPAIGNMTSLQLLDLSDNMLSGKIPSEISQLKNLKLLNFMGNKLSGPVPSGFGDLQQLEVLELWNNSLSGPLPSNLGKNSPLQWLDVSSNSLSGEIPETLCSQGNLTKLILFNNAFTGPIPSSLSMCPSLVRVRIQNNFLSGTVPVGLGKLGKLQRLELANNSLSGGIPDDISSSTSLSFIDLSRNKLHSSLPSTVLSIPDLQAFMVSNNNLEGEIPDQFQDCPSLAVLDLSSNHLSGSIPASIASCQKLVNLNLQNNQLTSEIPKALAKMPTLAMLDLSNNSLTGQIPESFGVSPALEALNVSYNKLEGPVPANGILRTINPNDLLGNAGLCGGILPPCDQNSAYSSRHGSLRAKHIITAWITGISSILVIGIAILVARSLYIRWYTDGFCFQERFYKGSKGWPWRLMAFQRLGFTSTDILACVKETNVIGMGATGVVYKAEVPQSNTVVAVKKLWRTGTDIEVGSSDDLVGEVNVLGRLRHRNIVRLLGFLHNDIDVMIVYEFMHNGNLGEALHGRQATRLLVDWVSRYNIALGVAQGLAYLHHDCHPPVIHRDIKTNNILLDANLEARIADFGLAKMMIRKNETVSMVAGSYGYIAPEYGYALKVDEKIDVYSYGVVLLELLTGKRPLDSDFGESIDIVEWIRMKIRDNKSLEEALDPSVGNNRHVLEEMLLVLRIAILCTAKLPKDRPTMRDVVMMLGEAKPRRKSSGNSNDVANNKETPVFSTSPVNDNNLV encoded by the exons ATGAAGAACAAGATGCAAATGAAAATCCagattttcattttctggtaCATTGGTTGTTTCTCTTATGGTTTTGCCGCTGCTGTCACAAATGAAGTATCAGCTTTGCTTTCTATAAAAGCAGGTCTCGTTGATCCGTTGAACGCCCTTCAGGATTGGAAACTGCATGGCAAAGAACCAGGACAGGATGCATCTCATTGTAACTGGACCGGCATCAAATGCAACTCAGCTGGAGCTGTAGAGAAGCTCGATCTCTCCCACAAGAATCTCAGTGGCAGAGTATCCAATGATATACAAAGACTTGAGAGTCTTACTTCTCTCAACTTGTGTTGCAATGCCTTTTCAACACCATTGCCAAAATCCATAGCCAATCTCACCACACTCAACAGCCTTGATGTAAGCCAAAATCTCTTCATTGGTGACTTTCCATTAGGCCTTGGAAGGGCATTGAGACTTGTGGCCTTAAATGCATCCAGCAATGAGTTCTCTGGTTCTCTTCCTGAGGACCTTGCAAATGCCTCTTGCTTGGAGATGCTTGATCTCAGAGGCAGCTTCTTTGTAGGGTCAGTTCCAAAATCATTCAGTAACTTGCATAAGTTGAAGTTCCTTGGTCTATCTGGCAATAATCTCACTGGTAAAATTCCTGGCGAGCTGGGACAACTTTCATCACTGGAGCATATGATCCTTGGATATAATGAATTTGAAGGTGGCATTCCTGATGAATTTGGAAACCTCACCAATCTTAAGTATCTTGATTTAGCAGTAGCCAATCTTGGTGGTGAGATTCCAGGCGGATTGGGAGAGCTCAAGTTGTTGAATACAGTTTTCTTATACAACAACAACTTTGACGGCAGAATTCCACCAGCAATTGGCAACATGACCTCTTTGCAGTTGCTGGATCTTTCTGATAACATGTTGTCAGGAAAAATTCCATCTGAAATAAGTCAGCTGAAGAATTTGAAACTTCTCAACTTCATGGGCAACAAGCTGTCTGGTCCTGTGCCTTCTGGCTTTGGAGATTTGCAACAACTGGAGGTACTTGAGTTATGGAACAATTCCTTGTCAGGGCCATTGCCTAGTAACCTTGGCAAGAATTCACCATTGCAATGGTTGGATGTATCATCCAATTCACTCTCTGGAGAGATTCCAGAAACTCTTTGCAGCCAGGGCAATCTCACCAAGCTTATACTATTCAACAATGCATTCACTGGTCCAATTCCATCAAGCCTATCAATGTGTCCTTCACTAGTTCGTGTTCGAATTCAGAACAATTTTCTTTCTGGGACGGTTCCTGTGGGTCTTGGGAAGCTTGGGAAGCTTCAAAGGTTAGAGTTGGCTAACAATAGTCTTTCTGGTGGAATTCCAGATGACATTTCCTCTTCCACATCCCTTTCCTTTATTGATCTCTCAAGAAACAAACTTCATTCTTCGCTTCCTTCCACTGTCCTTTCCATTCCAGACTTGCAAGCTTTCATGGTCTCCAACAACAACTTGGAAGGTGAAATCCCAGACCAATTTCAGGACTGTCCATCACTTGCAGTTCTTGATCTCTCATCAAATCATCTATCTGGAAGCATTCCAGCAAGCATTGCTTCATGTCAGAAGTTGGTAAATTTGAACCTCCAAAACAACCAATTGACTAGTGAAATCCCAAAAGCATTAGCTAAAATGCCTACATTGGCCATGCTTGATCTTTCCAACAATTCTCTGACAGGTCAAATACCtgaaagctttggagtttctcCAGCTCTGGAAGCACTCAATGTCTCATACAATAAGCTAGAAGGTCCAGTCCCAGCAAACGGAATACTAAGAACTATAAACCCAAATGATCTTCTCGGTAATGCTGGCCTATGTGGTGGTATCCTCCCTCCATGTGACCAAAACTCTGCATACTCTTCAAGACACGGAAGCTTGCGTGCAAAGCACATTATTACAGCATGGATCACTGGAATATCTTCAATCCTAGTCATCGGAATTGCAATTTTGGTAGCAAGATCTTTGTACATAAGGTGGTACACCGACGGGTTTTGCTTCCAAGAAAGATTTTATAAGGGTAGCAAAGGGTGGCCCTGGAGATTGATGGCTTTTCAGAGGCTTGGTTTTACAAGTACTGACATTCTAGCTTGCGTCAAGGAAACCAATGTGATTGGCATGGGAGCCACCGGGGTTGTTTACAAGGCCGAGGTACCGCAATCAAATACAGTTGTGGCAGTGAAAAAATTGTGGAGAACAGGAACTGATATTGAAGTAGGAAGCAGTGATGACCTTGTTGGAGAGGTGAATGTTTTAGGGAGGCTAAGGCATAGGAACATTGTCAGATTATTAGGATTTCTTCACAATGACATCGATGTCATGATAGTTTATGAATTCATGCACAATGGCAACCTGGGAGAAGCCTTGCATGGTAGACAAGCAACAAGACTACTTGTAGACTGGGTTTCACGGTACAACATAGCTCTAGGAGTTGCACAAGGACTTGCTTATCTCCATCATGATTGTCATCCACCCGTTATCCATCGAGACATCAAGACAAATAACATATTGCTTGATGCAAATCTTGAGGCAAGGATAGCAGATTTTGGTTTAGCCAAGATGATGATCCGGAAGAATGAAACAGTCTCCATGGTTGCTGGATCCTATGGCTACATTGCCCCTG AATATGGATATGCCTTGAAGGTGGATGAAAAGATTGATGTTTACAGTTATGGAGTAGTTTTGTTGGAGCTTCTCACAGGAAAGAGGCCATTAGATTCAGACTTTGGAGAGTCAATAGACATAGTAGAGTGGATTAGAATGAAGATTAGAGACAACAAATCTCTAGAAGAAGCATTAGACCCCAGCGTAGGAAACAACAGGCATGTTCTAGAAGAAATGCTTTTAGTTCTAAGAATAGCAATTCTTTGCACTGCCAAGCTCCCAAAGGACAGACCAACCATGAGGGATGTCGTAATGATGCTTGGAGAGGCAAAGCCTCGGCGAAAGAGCAGTGGCAATAGCAACGATGTAGCTAACAACAAAGAGACACCAGTTTTTAGCACGTCACCAGTTAATGATAATAACCTTGTGTAG
- the LOC114400300 gene encoding auxin-responsive protein IAA11-like isoform X6 encodes MSLKSKESCSPRHSSSCCRYSLTSQLETRAEKPLQCLKMTTLLLRILHLTLNFLSPYAPANSSFTSLPITAPSQVVGWPPLGAYRMNSYNSHAKSPATEVFNSTLDKRASNSAGVRKSADGGSDSSNIISKEKGNLRTSLFVKVKMDGIPIGRKVDLGAHDSYETLAQTLEDMFDESTTVLTHKVGSNGEDHGTEVGTDGHSKLLDGSSDFVLTYEDKEGDWVLVGDVPW; translated from the exons ATGAGTCTCAAGTCTAAAGAGTCTTGTTCACCACGCCACTCTTCTTCTTGTTGTAGATATTCCCTCACTTCACAACTTGAGACAAGAGCAGAGAAGCCGCTTCAATGTCTAAAGATGACAACTCTTCTTCTCAGGATTCTTCATCTGACCTTGAATTTTCTCTCTCCCTATGCCCCCGCTAATTCCTCCTTCACTTCTCTTCCCATTACCGCTCCCAG tcaAGTTGTTGGATGGCCTCCCCTTGGAGCATATAGAATGAACAGCTATAATAGCCATGCAAAATCACCAGCCACAGAAGTATTCAATTCTACACTTGACAAAAGAGCAAGCAATAGTGCTGGGGTTAGGAAGAGTGCAGATGGTGGCAGTGATAGTAGCAACATTATTtccaaagaaaaaggaaacctcAGGACTTCCCTGTTTGTGAAAGTAAAAATGGACGGGATACCAATCGGAAGGAAGGTTGATTTGGGTGCTCACGATTCTTATGAAACCTTAGCTCAAACCTTGGAGgatatgtttgatgaatcaaCTACAGTCCTCACTCACAAAG TAGGATCAAATGGAGAAGATCATGGTACTGAAGTTGGAACAGATGGGCATTCAAAATTGCTGGATGGTTCTTCTGACTTTGTGCTCACTTATGAAGACAAGGAAGGAGACTGGGTGCTTGTTGGAGATGTTCCTTGGTG A
- the LOC114400300 gene encoding auxin-responsive protein IAA11-like isoform X5, with amino-acid sequence MSLKSKESCSPRHSSSCCRYSLTSQLETRAEKPLQCLKMTTLLLRILHLTLNFLSPYAPANSSFTSLPITAPSQVVGWPPLGAYRMNSYNSHAKSPATEVFNSTLDKRASNSAGVRKSADGGSDSSNIISKEKGNLRTSLFVKVKMDGIPIGRKVDLGAHDSYETLAQTLEDMFDESTTVLTHKVGSNGEDHGTEVGTDGHSKLLDGSSDFVLTYEDKEGDWVLVGDVPWWTLYE; translated from the exons ATGAGTCTCAAGTCTAAAGAGTCTTGTTCACCACGCCACTCTTCTTCTTGTTGTAGATATTCCCTCACTTCACAACTTGAGACAAGAGCAGAGAAGCCGCTTCAATGTCTAAAGATGACAACTCTTCTTCTCAGGATTCTTCATCTGACCTTGAATTTTCTCTCTCCCTATGCCCCCGCTAATTCCTCCTTCACTTCTCTTCCCATTACCGCTCCCAG tcaAGTTGTTGGATGGCCTCCCCTTGGAGCATATAGAATGAACAGCTATAATAGCCATGCAAAATCACCAGCCACAGAAGTATTCAATTCTACACTTGACAAAAGAGCAAGCAATAGTGCTGGGGTTAGGAAGAGTGCAGATGGTGGCAGTGATAGTAGCAACATTATTtccaaagaaaaaggaaacctcAGGACTTCCCTGTTTGTGAAAGTAAAAATGGACGGGATACCAATCGGAAGGAAGGTTGATTTGGGTGCTCACGATTCTTATGAAACCTTAGCTCAAACCTTGGAGgatatgtttgatgaatcaaCTACAGTCCTCACTCACAAAG TAGGATCAAATGGAGAAGATCATGGTACTGAAGTTGGAACAGATGGGCATTCAAAATTGCTGGATGGTTCTTCTGACTTTGTGCTCACTTATGAAGACAAGGAAGGAGACTGGGTGCTTGTTGGAGATGTTCCTTGGTG GACTCTATATGAATAA
- the LOC114400300 gene encoding auxin-responsive protein IAA11-like isoform X3, with product MSLKSKESCSPRHSSSCCRYSLTSQLETRAEKPLQCLKMTTLLLRILHLTLNFLSPYAPANSSFTSLPITAPSQVVGWPPLGAYRMNSYNSHAKSPATEVFNSTLDKRASNSAGVRKSADGGSDSSNIISKEKGNLRTSLFVKVKMDGIPIGRKVDLGAHDSYETLAQTLEDMFDESTTVLTHKVGSNGEDHGTEVGTDGHSKLLDGSSDFVLTYEDKEGDWVLVGDVPWCYFAAPRLEEKNRRSNTSSYR from the exons ATGAGTCTCAAGTCTAAAGAGTCTTGTTCACCACGCCACTCTTCTTCTTGTTGTAGATATTCCCTCACTTCACAACTTGAGACAAGAGCAGAGAAGCCGCTTCAATGTCTAAAGATGACAACTCTTCTTCTCAGGATTCTTCATCTGACCTTGAATTTTCTCTCTCCCTATGCCCCCGCTAATTCCTCCTTCACTTCTCTTCCCATTACCGCTCCCAG tcaAGTTGTTGGATGGCCTCCCCTTGGAGCATATAGAATGAACAGCTATAATAGCCATGCAAAATCACCAGCCACAGAAGTATTCAATTCTACACTTGACAAAAGAGCAAGCAATAGTGCTGGGGTTAGGAAGAGTGCAGATGGTGGCAGTGATAGTAGCAACATTATTtccaaagaaaaaggaaacctcAGGACTTCCCTGTTTGTGAAAGTAAAAATGGACGGGATACCAATCGGAAGGAAGGTTGATTTGGGTGCTCACGATTCTTATGAAACCTTAGCTCAAACCTTGGAGgatatgtttgatgaatcaaCTACAGTCCTCACTCACAAAG TAGGATCAAATGGAGAAGATCATGGTACTGAAGTTGGAACAGATGGGCATTCAAAATTGCTGGATGGTTCTTCTGACTTTGTGCTCACTTATGAAGACAAGGAAGGAGACTGGGTGCTTGTTGGAGATGTTCCTTGGTG TTACTTTGCAGCTCCAAGATTGgaagaaaagaacagaagatCGAATACAAGCTCATATAGATAA